A region of the Oceanihabitans sp. IOP_32 genome:
AATCGAAGCTTATTAAACCCTGTGTACCAAAAACATAAGCTAAACTTCCTGTGATTTTCCCTGGTGTTTGTAGTTTGTATTCGGGGTAGATGTTGATTATTTGGGGGTTTACGTTTTGAGTTATGTTGGTGCCAGCTTCATTTCTTATTGTGCTTACGTATTGTGTGGTTTCTTCTTCGAGGGTGTACCAAGTTGGAGAGTCGTATGTTAAACCAATCCTAAACTCTTGTGTAACCTTCAAGATACCACCAAGTTGGAAAGAGAAGCCGCTTCCTATTGTAGATAATGTATTATCAAAGTCGATAGCAGTTATTAAGCCGCCGTTGGTATTGTCTTCAATCAAAGAGGTTGTGCGTTGGTAATCAATAAAATGAGAATTTAAGTTTAAACCGATGTATAGGTTGTCCTCATATTGAGCGGCCATATTAAAGGAAACCTTCCCGTTATATCCTGTTGGAGTGGTGAGATAGTCATGAGAGAAATTCCCAGTCGCAACATTGGCATCGTAAAGGGTATTGTTGTCATCATTCTCATCTTGGGCCTCAAGAATATAGGCTTGGTAACCTAAAAATGCTTGTTGATGGGCAAAACCGAAAACGTTTCCAATATCTCTATACGCTTCACTTATGGTTTCATTTGCTAAAAGACTAATATCTCCTAATCTTACACCATCTGCGTAATCGTAAAAATAACTGGCTATGGAATTACTAAAATTGCCATCATCATTCGTGTTTAAGCCAACAGCATTCCAATCATCATTAAAATCATTCGTTTTTTCGTAAGCTAAGCCTAAAGTGAATTTCTTCCAGGGTGAATTACTATTCGTTGCAAAAACAAAGGCCGCACCAGCTTGATTGAAACTAAAATTAGAATCGTTTGTGCTTGTTAAGCCATTAAAGTATTGTGTATCATTATTAATTTCTGAATTCGCTAAGGTAAATGATAAATTACTAGTTGTAAAAACCGCGGAACCCGCTGGGTTTAAGCTAATGGCACTCATATCGCCACCAAGTGCACCAAAAGCACCACTTAAAGCTCTAAATCGAGCACTTCCTTGTATGTTGTCTTGCGAATAGCGCAGGGCATCTGTAATGTCTTGAGCGTAAATTGTAGACATGGATAGAAGGCCTATGAATAATAAATTTAACTTTTTCATCTGTTTAATTTTATGTTTTTTGAAGTCAGATACAAATGCCATCCTCACGAACACCAGATGACATCTTGTTGTTAGACTCCATAAGTATATAGTCTTTTTTTATTTTCTGATTTTTTTTAGCGGCCACCACGTCTTGAGGAGCTTGAGCTTCTTGTGCTTCCAGAGCTTCTGCTACTAGAAGACGACGATCTAGTTGTTGTGCCAGAGCTTCTACTTCTAGAGGATGAAGATCTTACTGCCGGGGAGCCCGAACTTCTTCTGGTGCTTCCCGAATTTATTGTGCCTGAAGACCTTGAATTATTACTGTTATTTCGAACAGCTGGTCTTGTTGATCTGGTTCCAGAGTTTCTGGCTGGAGCAGTTGTTGTGCCACGTCTAATAACACCTGTATTACCACGAGTAGTGGTTGTACCTCTTCTAATAGTCGAGCTACT
Encoded here:
- a CDS encoding OmpP1/FadL family transporter, whose translation is MKKLNLLFIGLLSMSTIYAQDITDALRYSQDNIQGSARFRALSGAFGALGGDMSAISLNPAGSAVFTTSNLSFTLANSEINNDTQYFNGLTSTNDSNFSFNQAGAAFVFATNSNSPWKKFTLGLAYEKTNDFNDDWNAVGLNTNDDGNFSNSIASYFYDYADGVRLGDISLLANETISEAYRDIGNVFGFAHQQAFLGYQAYILEAQDENDDNNTLYDANVATGNFSHDYLTTPTGYNGKVSFNMAAQYEDNLYIGLNLNSHFIDYQRTTSLIEDNTNGGLITAIDFDNTLSTIGSGFSFQLGGILKVTQEFRIGLTYDSPTWYTLEEETTQYVSTIRNEAGTNITQNVNPQIINIYPEYKLQTPGKITGSLAYVFGTQGLISFDYSRKNYGNTKFKPKNDYTNVNNNISNLLTDAATYRLGGEYKHKQFSFRAGYRFEESPYKNGNTVGDLNGYSLGIGYNFGNVNLDITFDESQRTDQTQLYNVGLTDSAEIDRKNSNVTLSLNFNI